A stretch of the Papaver somniferum cultivar HN1 chromosome 6, ASM357369v1, whole genome shotgun sequence genome encodes the following:
- the LOC113287580 gene encoding extensin-like has translation MDAYKPPPTYGKPPQQGQTPPSQGQYPPPQQGQAPPSHGQHPPPTYGQTPPQQGQTPPSQGQHPPPTSRPPPQQGQTPPSQGQHPPPTYGQTPPQQGQTPPSRGQHPPPTSKPPPQQGQTPPSQGQHPPPTYGQTPPQQGQTPPSQGQHPPPKHRPPPQQGQTPPSQGQHPPPTYGQTPPSSGHQPPSRGQYPPPKQGHQPPSRGQYPPPQQGYQPPSRGQHPPPTYGQTPPGQGYQPPSRGQYPPPQRGHQPPSRGQHLPPTYGQTPPQQGHQPPSRGQYPPPQRGYQPPSRGQHPPPTYGQTPPQQGHQPPSHGQYPPPQQGYQPPSRGQNPPPQQGHQPPTYGQHPPPSPYAF, from the exons ATGGATGCATAT AAGCCACCACCTACATACGGTAAACCTCCACAACAAGGGCAGACACCACCATCTCAAGGGCAATATCCACCTCCACAGCAAGGGCAGGCACCACCTTCTCATGGTCAACATCCACCACCTACATATGGACAGACCCCTCCACAACAAGGGCAAACACCACCTTCCCAAGGCCAACACCCGCCACCAACGAGCAGACCTCCTCCACAGCAAGGCCAAACACCACCCTCTCAAGGTCAACATCCACCACCTACATATGGACAGACCCCTCCACAACAAGGGCAAACACCACCTTCCCGAGGCCAACACCCGCCACCAACGAGCAAACCTCCTCCACAGCAAGGCCAAACACCACCCTCTCAAGGTCAACATCCACCACCTACATATGGACAGACCCCTCCACAGCAAGGGCAAACACCACCTTCTCAAGGTCAACACCCTCCACCAAAGCACAGACCTCCTCCACAACAAGGCCAAACACCACCCTCTCAAGGTCAACATCCACCACCTACATATGGGCAGACACCACCTTCTAGTGGGCATCAACCACCCTCCCGTGGACAGTATCCACCTCCAAAACAAGGGCATCAACCACCCAGTCGCGGACAGTATCCACCTCCACAACAAGGGTATCAACCACCTTCTCGGGGACAACATCCACCACCTACATATGGACAGACACCTCCAGGACAAGGGTATCAACCACCCTCTCGTGGACAGTATCCACCTCCACAACGAGGGCATCAACCACCTTCTCGAGGACAACATCTACCACCTACATATGGACAGACACCTCCACAACAAGGGCATCAACCACCCTCTCGTGGACAGTATCCCCCTCCACAACGAGGGTATCAACCACCTTCTCGAGGACAACATCCACCACCTACATATGGACAGACACCTCCACAACAAGGGCATCAACCACCCTCCCATGGACAGTATCCACCTCCACAACAAGGGTATCAACCCCCTTCTCGTGGACAGAATCCACCTCCACAACAAGGGCATCAACCACCTACATATGGACAGCATCCCCCACCTTCACCATACGCCTTTTAA
- the LOC113287581 gene encoding probable protein phosphatase 2C 39, with product MTGREILHKMKAKAGFGSSASDTGKGKSKMSGKQITHGFHLIKGKSNHAMEDYVFAQFKQVQDKELGLFAIFDGHLGHDVPDYLQSHLFDNILNEHDFWTETETAIRRAYDVTDKKILDKAVDLGRGGSTAVTAILFNGEKLIVANVGDSRAVICKNGVAKQLSVDHEPANEREDIEHRGGFVSRFPGDVPRVDGQLAVARAFGDKSLKRHLTSEPDIAEEVIDEDTELIILASDGLWKVMSNQEAVDLVKNTKDAQTAAKQLTEEAVTRKSKDDISCIVVKFQRSFLC from the exons ATGACGGGCAGAGAAATTTTGCATAAAATGAAG GCAAAAGCTGGCTTTGGCTCTTCAGCATCTGACACTGGTAAAGGCAAGAGCAAGATGTCAGGCAAGCAAATTACACATGGGTTTCACTTGATTAAAGGAAAATCAAATCATGCTATGGAGGACTATGTTTTTGCGCAATTCAAGCAAGTGCAGGACAAAGAATTAGGTTTATTTGCTATATTTGATGGCCATTTGGGTCATGATGTTCCTGACTACCTGCAGTCCCATCTGTTTGACAATATTTTGAATGAG CATGATTTCTGGACTGAAACTGAGACGGCGATCAGAAGAGCATATGATGTAACAGATAAAAAGATTTTGGATAAAGCAGTTGATTTGGGAAGAGGAGGTTCCACTGCAGTTACTGCGATACTCTTTAATGGTGAGAAGTTGATAGTGGCAAATGTTGGAGATTCGCGAGCTGTGATATGCAAGAACGGTGTGGCCAAACAGCTGTCTGTTGATCACGAACCAGCTAATGAAAGAGAAGACATTGAGCACAGGGGTGGTTTTGTCTCAAGATTTCCAG GAGATGTTCCTCGGGTAGATGGACAGTTGGCAGTGGCTAGAGCATTTGGGGATAAGAGCTTAAAAAGGCATCTCACTTCAGAACCAGATATTGCAGAGGAAGTGATTGACGAAGATACAGAGTTGATCATATTAGCAAGTGACGGATTATGGAAG GTTATGTCAAACCAAGAGGCGGTGGACTTGGTAAAGAACACAAAGGATGCTCAAACAGCGGCCAAGCAATTAACAGAAGAAGCTGTTACAAGAAAAAGCAAGGATGATATCTCCTGTATAGTTGTCAAGTTCCAGCGATCCTTTCTTTGTTAG